One genomic segment of Pandoraea thiooxydans includes these proteins:
- a CDS encoding RrF2 family transcriptional regulator: MKLTDFTDYGLRVLIYAALRPNELVTVQEIAQGFEIQRNHLVKVVVALSRAGFLTTVRGRSGGMQLARAPEKIRIGDVIRAMEPDFRVVECFDIESNQCAITASCGLRGILSGALKAYFEYLDRFSLADLVVKRESLIKVLDTGVPVRIVRPQKPSRPARAGDN, encoded by the coding sequence ATGAAGCTGACTGACTTTACCGACTATGGCTTGCGCGTGTTGATTTACGCCGCGTTACGCCCAAACGAACTGGTGACCGTGCAGGAGATCGCGCAGGGCTTCGAGATTCAACGCAATCACCTCGTCAAGGTGGTCGTTGCGTTGAGCCGGGCTGGTTTTCTCACCACCGTCAGGGGGCGTTCGGGAGGCATGCAGCTGGCCCGGGCGCCCGAGAAAATCCGCATTGGCGACGTTATCCGCGCGATGGAGCCGGATTTCCGGGTTGTCGAATGTTTCGACATCGAAAGCAATCAATGCGCGATCACGGCCTCGTGCGGATTGCGCGGCATCCTCAGTGGTGCGCTCAAGGCCTATTTTGAATATCTCGACCGCTTCTCGCTGGCCGATCTGGTCGTCAAGCGCGAGTCGTTGATCAAGGTGCTCGATACCGGCGTGCCGGTGCGCATCGTGCGCCCGCAAAAGCCGTCACGGCCCGCGCGTGCCGGGGACAATTGA
- a CDS encoding metal-sulfur cluster assembly factor, producing MNLPENIDRLIDQVRQALRTVIDPELGYNIVDLGLIYDVRIEDGNQARIAMTTTTRGCPATQYLVEGAYRSAGTVPGVADVEVDLTYDPPWQPAMASLAAKRHLGIAAGADQ from the coding sequence ATGAACCTGCCCGAGAATATCGACAGGCTGATCGATCAGGTCAGACAGGCGCTGCGCACCGTCATCGATCCCGAGCTGGGTTACAACATCGTCGATCTGGGATTGATCTATGACGTGCGCATCGAAGACGGCAATCAGGCTCGCATCGCCATGACCACCACGACGCGCGGCTGCCCTGCAACGCAATATCTGGTGGAAGGCGCCTATCGCAGCGCCGGCACGGTGCCGGGCGTGGCCGATGTCGAGGTCGATCTCACTTACGATCCGCCGTGGCAGCCGGCCATGGCGAGCCTGGCCGCCAAAAGGCATCTGGGTATCGCCGCGGGAGCCGATCAATGA
- a CDS encoding DUF2249 domain-containing protein — MHTINFMELDVRPILRAGGEPFEKIMEAVTALAPGQGLRLWATFKPIPLFHVLGSRGYSHAEKELGNGDWEVEFSPGASSPQVAPEPASTVTGAPTTDSALWPEPLQEMDARDWEPPEPMINILAVLELMNEGEVLAALLNREPLFLLPELSKRGHEWHGAFEADNTAYRLVVRVGAASGASA; from the coding sequence ATGCATACGATCAACTTTATGGAACTCGACGTGCGGCCCATTTTGCGGGCCGGCGGCGAGCCCTTCGAAAAAATCATGGAGGCCGTGACGGCTCTCGCTCCCGGACAGGGGCTGCGGCTATGGGCGACATTCAAGCCGATTCCGCTTTTTCATGTGCTCGGCTCCCGGGGTTATTCCCACGCCGAAAAAGAGCTCGGCAACGGCGATTGGGAGGTCGAGTTCAGCCCCGGCGCATCGTCACCGCAAGTCGCGCCGGAGCCCGCGTCGACAGTGACCGGGGCGCCGACAACCGACAGCGCACTGTGGCCGGAACCCCTTCAGGAAATGGACGCTCGCGATTGGGAGCCGCCCGAGCCCATGATCAACATTCTGGCAGTGCTCGAACTGATGAACGAGGGCGAAGTGCTGGCCGCCCTGCTCAATCGAGAGCCGCTCTTTCTGTTGCCGGAATTATCCAAACGGGGGCATGAGTGGCATGGCGCGTTCGAGGCCGACAACACCGCGTATCGGCTGGTCGTGCGCGTGGGCGCGGCCTCGGGAGCATCAGCATGA
- a CDS encoding DUF2249 domain-containing protein, giving the protein MSSTTENPANTIDVRTLVPAQRHAKIFQLVDELKAGASFVLVNDHDPKPLYYQLEAEHPKQFSWTYLERGPAVWRVEIGKPAQARQDGAAKSC; this is encoded by the coding sequence ATGTCCAGCACTACCGAGAATCCCGCCAACACCATCGACGTACGCACGCTGGTTCCGGCGCAGCGTCACGCCAAAATCTTCCAGCTCGTCGACGAATTAAAGGCCGGCGCATCCTTCGTTCTCGTGAACGACCACGATCCGAAGCCGCTGTATTACCAGCTCGAGGCGGAACATCCCAAGCAGTTCTCCTGGACGTACCTGGAGCGCGGCCCCGCCGTCTGGCGCGTGGAGATCGGCAAGCCGGCGCAGGCTCGGCAGGACGGCGCCGCAAAATCCTGCTGA